The Polyangium spumosum region AACCTGCGCAGCCTTCAGGGCGATCCGACGTAGAACCGGGCGTCAACGGCGTGGCATGCCGCTTGGCACGTGACGTGCTTACGTGTACACGTTCGTCCGTCCGCGCCACGTTTTCCTGCCTGGACTGCATCATGGAACACGTCGTCCTGCCAACCGCTCGTGTCGCCGCTCCCCTGGAGGGGTATCGGCCGGAGCTCGAGCCGTTTCATCCGTCGGCGAGCCATCGGATGGACATGGCGGCGCTCTTGACGATGCTCGACGAGCTCTCGTTCCGCTCGATGCTGGACGTCGGCCACCGGACCGGGCTCGTGGTGCGTGAGGCGCGGGAGCGTCATCCGGGGCGGCGCATCGACGGCGTCGATCGATTCGACTTCGGCGCGGGCGAGGCGGCGCGGCGGCTGCGACGGCGTTACGACGTCATCACGGCGGTCCATACGCTGAACCAGGCGACGAACCTGGATCGGGCCGCGGCGAACCTGGCCGATCACCTCACGGCGGGCGGGCACCTCTTGATCGTGCAATCGACCCCGGCGTCCGCGGGGCTCGGCGTGAAATACCTCGACCCGCGGGAGCTCGACCTCGCGCTCTCCCCGCACGGCCTCCGGCGGATGCGGCGGCTCGAATACGGCAACGAGCTCCTGGTGTATCGAAAAGACGGATAGCCGCGGCGCTTCACGCCCCGAGCCGCCCGAGGCAGCGCTCGATCGCCGCGAGGATCGTGGCCTCGTCCCTCGTCTCCGCCCCGAGCGCCTCGAACGAGGCCGCGTCGACCTCGCGAGGGAGGTCCTCCGCGGGCATTACGCGCAGGGCCTCGTGAATCACCCGCGCCGCGTGCCCCGTGGCCGCGATGGGCAACACGACGAGGCCCTGGGCCTTCGCGATCTCGAACTCTTCGAGCACCCCGGGCGCGGGCGCGCCGC contains the following coding sequences:
- a CDS encoding class I SAM-dependent methyltransferase: MEHVVLPTARVAAPLEGYRPELEPFHPSASHRMDMAALLTMLDELSFRSMLDVGHRTGLVVREARERHPGRRIDGVDRFDFGAGEAARRLRRRYDVITAVHTLNQATNLDRAAANLADHLTAGGHLLIVQSTPASAGLGVKYLDPRELDLALSPHGLRRMRRLEYGNELLVYRKDG